In Plasmodium gaboni strain SY75 chromosome 7, whole genome shotgun sequence, the following are encoded in one genomic region:
- a CDS encoding putative dynein heavy chain (part of same gene as PGSY75_0718000A~gap found within coding sequence), producing the protein SLLLAIRQTFSQELKVDANKIKLKYEITKYFNEDDINDKDHYYIGGFFLEGATFDITNMIIKQSTSIQLYSPMPYIKIYFLTKNISYQKYRRRNSYVFKCPIYKNIHKSGYTLTNNEPIFYLKLNSRERKEKWIERNISGVLMMKYE; encoded by the exons aGTTTGCTGTTAGCCATTCGGCAAACGTTTAGCCAAGAATTAAAAGTAGATGctaataaaataaaattaaaatatgaaataacaaaatattttaatgaaGATGATATAAACGATAAAgatcattattatattggTGGTTTTTTTCTTGAAGGAGCTACATTTGATATTACtaatatgataataaaacaatCAACTTCTATACAATTATATTCTCCTATGCCTTAcatcaaaatatattttcttactaaaaatatttcctatcaaaaatatagaaGGAGAAATTCTTATGTATTCAAGTGCcctatatataaaaatattcacAAATCGG GATATACTTTAACTAATAATGAACCAATATTCTACTTAAAATTAAATTCAAGAGAACGAAAAGAAAAATGGATTGAGAGAAACATATCTGGAGTTTTAATGATGAAATATGAATAA
- a CDS encoding thioredoxin-like protein, whose amino-acid sequence MNKINKLSKGNNIIFFNSKRCFYNFHGIYSKLEKCVMIKYPHKKQQPFESNILYYKYITSNTNTNNRNGNNKSRNKKLYLGSLLSIGLVGYIYFNWYEKKKKVTGFLKEMKEISDELFDNLDNIVLFVLDKNKLNEEKKKIEHIKNEIQKLNIKNLNYLYTYNEHTKDYSCFLYKGRRRRNITEDELINEPIKDIVQPFFIPVSENYEQINQGNNTDQYPIYVTHDTFQKEIIEDSKNNKILVVLFEDTCFLCFLYKPFINTLHKLFKENNIKLKIKKYNIEKNDYAPNMIVSRGTPTFLLYHNGKGNKLAEYKPNDIINKIDEIIESPKNMKEQMLEKVELIHERMHLFGYLTMWMTESKIIENMLIKRHIKDLSPKKSDDENIYNDILTSLIEEDTHRNDLIEESLNYSKEKIKEAEKGCFVAAMMMANELIDEEKKKFSDMK is encoded by the exons atgaataaaataaataagcTGAGTAAaggaaataatattatattttttaacaGTAAAAgatgtttttataattttcatgGTATCTACAGTAAGTTAGAAAAATGTGTAATGATAAAATACCCACATAAAAAACAACAACCCTTTGAAAgcaatatattatattataaatatataactaGTAACACTAACACAAATAATAGAAatggaaataataaaagtagAAATAAGAAATTGTATTTGGGTTCTTTATTAAGTATTGGTTTAGttggatatatatattttaattggtatgaaaaaaaaaaaaaggtaacaggttttttaaaagaaatgaaaGAAATATCAGATGAACTTTTTGATAACTTAGATaatattgtattatttgtattagataaaaataaattaaatgaagaaaaaaaaaaaattgaacatattaaaaatgaaatacaaaaacttaatattaaaaatttaaattatctatatacatataatgaACATACTAAAGATTATTCATGTTTTCTATATAAAggaagaagaagaagaaatataaCTGAGGATGAATTAATAAACGAACCTATTAAAGATATTGTTCAGCCTTTTTTTATACCTGTTAGTGAAAATtatgaacaaataaatCAAGGAAATAATACTGATCAATATCCTATATATGTAACACATGATACATTTCAAAAGGAG ATTATTGAAgattcaaaaaataataaaatattgGTCGTGTTATTTGAAGACACTTGTTTTTTGTGCTTCTTATATAAACCATTTATAAATACTCTACACAAGTTATTTAAGGAGAATAAT attaagttaaaaataaaaaaatataacatagAGAAAAACGACTATGCACCAAATATGATTGTTTCAAGAGGAACACCCacctttttattatatcacaa tGGAAAAGGAAATAAGTTAGCGGAATACAAACCCAACGACATTATTAACAAAATAGATGAG ATTATTGAATCTCCAAAAAATATGAAGGAGCAAATGTTGGAGAAGGTAGAACTGATACATGAAAGGATGCACCTATTCGGTTATTTAACAATGTG GATGACTGAATCGAAAATTATTGAAAATATGCTTATAAAAAGACACATTAAGGATTTATCACCAAAG AAATCcgatgatgaaaatatttataatgatatattaacatCTCTTATTGAGGAAGACACACATAGAAACGATTTAATTGAAGAGAGCTTGAATTATAGTAAAGAGAAAATCAAAGAAGCCGAAAAGGGTTGTTTTGTAGCAGCAATG ATGATGGCTAACGAATTGATAGAcgaagaaaaaaaaaagtttaGTGATATGAAATAA